A DNA window from Aspergillus nidulans FGSC A4 chromosome V contains the following coding sequences:
- a CDS encoding uncharacterized protein (transcript_id=CADANIAT00002787), protein MRSSLTNHVMIAEVDFERYGSQLLLRAFEGRKEGECSGPALTGTNYRESSFFKNYEEYKHTLVISTNSKVDPQTEFATGTLGLPGNDCLPRLPFPSITDRLPTMATLPFAVAALAGKVYVITGGNTGVGFHTVEELTKQGAHVYMGARSPSKAEATMEKIRADTPTLNKLYGPDGTETAKRGIRTSVVHPGNLDTNISKQTAFPKFANTVLKALRAYSHAREGAYNPVFAVASPDFKAADSGEYPVLGQRMKQPRKAAQDLEPTARLWKWTEEEMRTRILPY, encoded by the exons atgcgcagctcgcttaccaaccacgttatgATTGCTGAGGTTGAC TTTGAGAGATACGGTTCCCAACTACTCCTACGAGCCTTTGAAG GTAG GAAGGAGGGAGAATGTTCCGGCCCGGCTCTGACGGGTACTAATTATAGAGAAAgcagtttcttcaagaactACGAAGAATATAAGCATACTCTAGTAATATCTACTAACAG TAAGGTCGATCCCCAGACAGAGTTCG CTACAGGCACCCTAGGCTTGCCAGGGAATGATTGCCTTCCTCgtctccccttcccctccattACAGATCGCTTACCAACGATGGCCACCCTCCCCTTCGCCGTCGCTGCGCTCGCAGGCAAAGTCTACGTGATCACCGGTGGCAATACCGGGGTGGGCTTCCACACCGTCGAAGAGCTCACCAAACAAGGTGCCCACGTGTACATGGGCGCCCGATCGCCCAGTAAGGCCGAAGCCACCATGGAAAAGATTCGAGCGGATACCCCCACG CTCAATAAACTCTACGGGCCCGATGGTACTGAGACAGCGAAGAGGGGCATTCGAACTTCCGTGGTCCACCCGGGAAATCTCGATACTAACATTAGCAAACAGACTGCTTTCCCGAAGTTTGCCAACACTGTGTTGAAGGCCCTTCGCGCGTACTCGCACGCGAGGGAAGGAGCCTACAACCCAGTCTTTGCTGTTGCGTCGCCAGACTTCAAGGCAGCTGATAGCGGGGAGTACCCTGTGCTCGGACAGAGGATGAAGCAGCCCAGGAAGGCTGCGCAGGATTTGGAGCCAACAGCGCGGCTCTGGAAATggacggaagaagagatgcGAACAAGAATATTGCCGTACTGA
- a CDS encoding uncharacterized protein (transcript_id=CADANIAT00002788) has product MKRSVTIISMLAFSSALTLTPRAAEGDPVVECGNLDVMTIDPVDLPAGVALSDVRKCLDHPLGRNRHVKGASLAPLDAVDASFYNSAVDTGTSPVEPRSDSLGVFEERACYKDAPYGCSGGYCWKACGNINKGEWCWTAKKAGLGAWIKCNPMPECIAPLALKICPSLLSTFPARFSLAVTPEEVLSRGLSSFPISTPHDSYKKCFNLHPCFYGNEILRFSYEFQFPESCILRRPKNGRVQPTQAPMVAVDTSCEEPVSVRLLGQLVV; this is encoded by the exons ATGAAGCGCTCCGTCACCATTATCAGCatgctcgccttctcctccgcgctGACGCTCACCCCGCGAGCCGCAGAAGGCGACCCCGTCGTCGAATGCGGCAATCTCGATGTCATGACCATCGACCCTGTCGACCTCCCCGCGGGCGTTGCCCTCAGCGACGTCCGCAAATGCCTGGACCACCCGCTCGGCCGGAACCGACACGTCAAGGGTGCGTCGCTGGCGCCGCTCGACGCGGTCGATGCCTCATTCTACAACAGCGCGGTAGACACAGGCACCAGCCCCGTAGAGCCTCGCTCAGACAGCCTCGGCGTTTTTGAGGAACGAGCGTGCTACAAAGACGCCCCGTACGGGTGCTCTGGGGGGTATTGCTGGAAGGCCTGCGGGAATATTAACAAGGGAGAGTGGTGCTGGACAGCTAAGAAGGCCGGTTTGGGCGCCTGGATTAAGTGTA ATCCGATGCCTGAATGCATTGCTCCCTTAGCGTTGAAAATTTGTCCGTCCCTGTTGTCTACATTCCCTGCAAGATTTTCCTTAGCAGTAACGCCGGAAGAAGTCCTTTCTCGAGG TCTTAGTTCATTCCCCATTTCCACTCCACACGATTCCTACAAGAAGTGTTTCAATCTACACCCATGCTTCTACGGAAACGAGATCCTG AGGTTCTCATATGAGTTTCAGTTCCCCGAGTCATGTATCCTTCGGCGGCCAAAAAACGGGCGCGTTCAGCCCACTCAAGCGCCGATGGTTGCGGTTGACACATCCTGCGAGGAGCCCGTCAGCGTTCGGTTACTTGGACAACTTGTGGTATGA
- a CDS encoding uncharacterized protein (transcript_id=CADANIAT00002789) translates to MPRSLFFDQPSSTNLTANMKFHTYLSLLLGISATTALAALRPDATPDEVAAAEAECGSMGVMRIDPAELPEGVTMADVRMCADHPLGAGAYPGPGPGAFARFRRFLPSWVF, encoded by the exons atgCCAAGATCTCTCTTTTTTGATCAGCCCTCTTCT ACCAACTTGACCGCCAACATGAAATTCCATACTTACTTATCCCTCCTGCTCGGCATCTCGGCAACCACTGCCCTTGCCGCTCTTCGCCCAGACGCAACCCCCGACGAGGTCGCCGCGGCCGAAGCGGAGTGCGGATCTATGGGTGTGATGAGGATCGACCCAGCAGAGCTGCCTGAGGGCGTTACGATGGCCGACGTCCGCATGTGCGCCGACCACCCCCTCGGCGCTGGGGCGTATCcgggtcctggtcctgggGCTTTTGCCAGGTTCCGTCGATTCCTCCCGAGTTGGGTGTTTTGA
- a CDS encoding uncharacterized protein (transcript_id=CADANIAT00002790) → MQQHLEKHSIFAPYSQAKASVRSGQPSIMSFITKQESLSHQEHLEKNILCWIIRDKQAFITIKLPEFQQIFQDTPGIILPFSSQATLRRRLIDNFEIQRLQLKEELKITCKSIALSLDIWTSQNHLPILGIIGHWLMEDFIYQEKVLEFTELHGVYSRENLAAAVQLTLSELDLEEKLIIITGDNASNNKTMASELYYTLKGNIGESSILQFQGLDSYIRCLAYILNLVVKDILRALKSGSSEEAYAACISLCNGQPISTQSALAKL, encoded by the coding sequence ATGCAACAACATCTGGAGAAACATTCAATCTTTGCACCTTATTCCCAAGCCAAAGCCTCTGTTAGATCAGGGCAGCCTAGTATTATGAGCTTTATCACCAAGCAAGAGAGTCTCTCACATCAAGAACACCTTGAAAAAAACATTCTTTGTTGGATCATTCGAGACAAACAAGCATTTATAACTATCAAGTTACCAGAGTTTCAGCAGATATTTCAAGATACTCCAGGAATTATActtccattttcttctcAAGCAACACTTCGCCGGCGGCTTATAGATAACTTTGAGATACAACGTTTGCAATTAAAAGAAGAGCTTAAAATAACATGCAAGTCTATTGCTTTGTCTCTTGatatttggacaagccagaaccACCTTCCAATTCTTGGTATTATTGGCCACTGGCTCATGGAGGACTTTATATACCAGGAAAAGGTGCTAGAGTTTACAGAACTCCATGGAGTCTATAGTAGAGAAAaccttgctgctgctgttcaaCTAACTCTATCTGAGTTGGACCTTGAAGAGAAGTTAATCATAATTACTGGAGATAATGCCAGTAACAACAAGACAATGGCTTCAGAGCTATACTATACTTTAAAGGGAAATATAGGTGAAAGCAGTATACTTCAGTTTCAAGGACTTGATAGTTATATCCGCTGCCTAGCTTATATCTTGAACTTGGTTGTGAAGGACATTCTTCGAGCACTGAAATCTGGCAGTAGTGAGGAGGCATATGCTGCCTGTATTAGTCTCTGCAATGGACAGCCTATATCTACAcagtcagcattggcaaagCTCTGA